The Opitutales bacterium ASA1 genome window below encodes:
- a CDS encoding GTP-binding protein, whose product MSVPETHSPSVPPRPDVTIVTGFLGAGKTTWLSDVLRRPHGLRVAVVVNDVGAINIDAALVRRVESSAAGGRRDVVELSNGCICCSVRDELAGTIAELAAAEGYDHIVIECSGAAEPQPIVQLFTERTFFGRSIGEFTRLHTVLAVVDTPELLRLARGEARREIHAAPGGARPLSELMLAQIEGADVVALNKADLVSGAAMDEASAFARGLNPRATIAPCTRGVLPDGFWPGPPRFPNRDGSPATWVRVLNAAKGHAAPGLRLQPAPMLVPGSPEAGVYPVRHYALQTFLFAERRPFDRDKLLALLTAGLPGVVRAKGFCWTRENPDEIGFVSIAGGSVEISAVGDWAAALLERGVMSRDEIPPGILALWREPHGDRRQELVFIGVGIDESRLRAALETCLV is encoded by the coding sequence ATGTCCGTTCCGGAAACGCACTCGCCTTCGGTCCCGCCTCGCCCCGACGTGACGATCGTCACCGGCTTTCTCGGCGCGGGGAAAACCACTTGGCTCTCCGACGTCTTGCGTCGTCCACACGGGCTTCGCGTGGCCGTGGTCGTCAACGACGTCGGCGCGATCAACATCGACGCCGCCCTCGTGCGGCGAGTCGAGTCCAGTGCCGCGGGCGGCCGTCGCGACGTGGTGGAACTGAGCAACGGCTGCATCTGCTGCAGCGTCCGCGACGAACTCGCGGGCACGATCGCGGAACTCGCCGCCGCCGAAGGCTACGACCACATCGTGATCGAGTGCTCCGGTGCCGCCGAGCCGCAACCGATCGTGCAGTTGTTCACCGAGCGCACCTTCTTCGGGCGCAGCATCGGCGAGTTCACCCGTCTGCACACCGTCCTCGCCGTGGTGGACACCCCCGAACTCCTCCGACTCGCACGCGGCGAGGCCCGCCGCGAGATTCACGCCGCGCCGGGCGGGGCGCGTCCTCTTTCGGAGCTGATGCTCGCCCAGATCGAAGGCGCAGACGTCGTCGCGCTGAACAAAGCCGATCTCGTCTCCGGCGCGGCAATGGACGAAGCGTCCGCGTTCGCGCGAGGGCTCAATCCTCGCGCCACCATCGCGCCTTGCACGCGTGGAGTTCTGCCGGACGGCTTCTGGCCGGGACCGCCGCGTTTTCCGAATCGCGACGGTTCCCCTGCCACATGGGTCCGCGTGCTCAACGCGGCCAAAGGCCACGCCGCGCCCGGCCTCCGGCTTCAGCCTGCGCCCATGCTCGTTCCCGGATCGCCCGAAGCGGGCGTGTATCCTGTTCGCCACTACGCGTTGCAGACGTTTCTCTTCGCCGAGCGCCGTCCTTTCGATCGCGACAAACTACTCGCCCTGCTCACCGCCGGCCTGCCGGGCGTCGTGCGCGCGAAGGGCTTCTGCTGGACACGGGAGAACCCGGACGAAATCGGTTTCGTCTCCATCGCCGGTGGGTCGGTGGAGATCTCGGCCGTCGGCGACTGGGCGGCCGCCTTGCTCGAACGTGGTGTGATGTCGCGCGACGAAATCCCACCGGGTATCCTCGCTCTCTGGCGCGAACCGCACGGAGACCGACGTCAGGAACTGGTCTTCATCGGGGTCGGTATCGACGAATCACGACTCCGCGCGGCCTTGGAAACTTGTCTCGTCTGA
- a CDS encoding alkaline phosphatase, producing the protein MRSSLNRRDFLRTGLAGSVLLGSSVTAARAAAPARATSPRAGQARNVIFLVSDGMSMGTLAMAERHLRMHAGRGSHWIGLYDRPGVRRAIMDTASASSLVTDSAAASTAWGSGRRVNNGSINVAADGTVLTPILHHVREAGIGCGLVTTATITHATPAGFAVRVPARGEEGDIAAQYLDLGVDVLLGGGTSFFDAATRKDGRDLFGDFVKAGYHVARDAARLAAVPSEGRLLGTFSSGQMPYALDRASDPRLTEKTPTLANMARVALDRLARHPHGFLLQIEGARIDHAAHANDVGGLLYDQLAFDEALGVALEFAGNRDDTLVIVTSDHGNANPGLNSTGGPNGNTETCFARLAQFRHTNTWMLEGLSAESRHGQIRERLEGATGIRFANEEIEIVARALRNEHREGYRVRNAPLVTLGQVMANHTSVGWTGTAHTTDFTELVAFGPGSERIPPFVRNDAMFGVMAAALDLKKALA; encoded by the coding sequence ATGCGCTCCTCCTTGAATCGCCGCGACTTTCTCCGCACCGGCCTCGCCGGATCCGTTCTTCTCGGTTCTTCGGTCACCGCGGCACGCGCCGCCGCGCCCGCCCGCGCGACGTCCCCTCGCGCCGGCCAAGCGCGCAACGTGATCTTCCTCGTCAGCGACGGCATGAGCATGGGCACACTCGCCATGGCCGAACGCCACCTCCGCATGCACGCGGGCCGAGGCTCGCACTGGATCGGACTTTACGACCGACCCGGCGTGCGTCGTGCCATCATGGATACGGCATCGGCCAGTTCCCTCGTCACCGACTCCGCCGCCGCCTCCACCGCATGGGGTAGCGGCCGGCGGGTGAACAACGGCTCCATCAACGTCGCCGCCGACGGGACGGTACTCACCCCAATCCTCCACCACGTCCGCGAAGCCGGCATCGGATGCGGCTTGGTCACGACGGCGACGATCACCCACGCCACACCCGCTGGATTCGCCGTCCGCGTGCCCGCGCGCGGCGAGGAGGGCGACATCGCAGCCCAGTACCTCGATCTCGGCGTCGACGTGTTGCTCGGCGGCGGCACCTCGTTCTTCGATGCCGCCACGCGCAAGGACGGCCGCGATCTCTTCGGAGACTTCGTCAAGGCCGGTTACCACGTTGCTCGCGACGCCGCCCGCCTCGCCGCCGTACCAAGTGAAGGCCGCCTGCTCGGCACGTTTTCCTCGGGCCAGATGCCCTACGCGCTCGACCGGGCATCCGACCCCCGACTGACGGAAAAAACGCCGACGCTCGCGAACATGGCACGCGTCGCCCTCGATCGCCTGGCCCGGCATCCTCACGGGTTTCTCCTCCAGATCGAAGGCGCGCGCATCGACCATGCCGCTCACGCCAACGACGTCGGCGGTCTGCTTTACGACCAGCTCGCGTTCGACGAAGCCCTCGGAGTCGCGCTCGAGTTCGCCGGCAACCGCGACGACACGCTCGTGATCGTCACCAGCGATCACGGCAACGCCAACCCCGGCCTGAACTCCACCGGCGGTCCAAACGGCAACACCGAGACCTGTTTCGCCCGACTCGCGCAATTCCGACACACGAACACGTGGATGCTCGAGGGCCTGAGCGCCGAGAGCCGCCACGGACAGATCCGCGAACGACTCGAGGGCGCCACCGGCATCCGATTCGCCAACGAGGAGATCGAGATCGTCGCCCGCGCCCTGCGCAACGAGCACCGCGAAGGCTATCGCGTGCGCAACGCACCTCTCGTGACGCTGGGTCAAGTGATGGCCAACCACACGTCCGTCGGCTGGACCGGCACGGCTCACACCACCGATTTCACCGAACTCGTCGCCTTCGGTCCGGGCAGCGAACGCATCCCACCCTTCGTCCGCAACGACGCCATGTTCGGAGTGATGGCAGCAGCGCTCGACCTGAAGAAGGCCTTGGCCTGA
- a CDS encoding CoA pyrophosphatase: MPISLEQLAQRLSGHTPARLALEGAVKRAAVAIVVRATRADEDGAVRGLEVLMVRRAERPGDPWSGHMGFPGGREEPEDGDLERTALRETYEEIGVRLEESCRLVGRLSEIQARAREGLLPMTIMPFVYELRGAIEPRTSSEVAESTWVPLAFLRERANRATMRHEIAGSEWMLPCYEWSGRVLWGLSLAMLDELVFRVIDATDPDR, from the coding sequence ATGCCGATCTCGCTCGAACAACTCGCCCAGCGCCTGAGCGGTCACACGCCCGCCCGCCTCGCCCTCGAGGGGGCGGTGAAGCGCGCCGCCGTCGCGATCGTGGTCCGCGCGACGCGGGCCGACGAGGACGGTGCTGTTCGAGGGTTGGAGGTGTTGATGGTGCGGCGTGCCGAGCGGCCCGGGGATCCGTGGTCGGGGCACATGGGTTTTCCTGGAGGGCGCGAAGAGCCGGAGGACGGCGATCTGGAGCGTACGGCGTTGCGTGAGACGTACGAGGAGATCGGGGTGCGCTTGGAGGAGTCTTGCCGACTGGTGGGGCGGCTTTCGGAGATCCAAGCGCGTGCGCGCGAGGGTCTGTTGCCGATGACGATCATGCCGTTCGTCTACGAGCTGCGGGGGGCCATCGAGCCACGAACGAGTTCGGAAGTGGCGGAGTCGACGTGGGTGCCGTTGGCGTTCTTGCGCGAGCGAGCCAATCGCGCGACCATGCGGCACGAGATCGCGGGGAGCGAGTGGATGCTGCCGTGCTACGAGTGGTCGGGTCGCGTCTTGTGGGGACTGAGTTTGGCGATGCTCGACGAACTCGTTTTCCGGGTGATCGACGCGACGGATCCGGACCGTTGA
- a CDS encoding SGNH/GDSL hydrolase family protein, translating to MNPSTRPNSLHAACGLLFLLVAHVAAFAASAAPDRWEADIARFEEADALRPPPKDAVLFIGSSSIRMWDTLAADFPDHAVINRGFGGSQLEDSIAFFDRIVAPYAPRKIFLYAGANDINAGKSPQQVFEDFRTFVRLVHAKLPRTEVAFIAIAGNPARWDQIERVRETNALVDAWAARTPRVEYVDVHSAMLGDDGEPKPDIFIADRLHMNAAGYAIWREVVARHMPRG from the coding sequence ATGAATCCTTCGACCCGCCCCAATTCTCTTCACGCCGCCTGCGGCCTCCTGTTCCTGCTCGTCGCACACGTGGCCGCGTTCGCAGCCTCCGCCGCGCCCGACCGTTGGGAGGCCGACATCGCACGCTTCGAAGAAGCCGATGCCTTGCGGCCGCCCCCGAAGGACGCCGTGCTCTTCATCGGCAGCTCCAGTATCCGAATGTGGGATACACTCGCGGCCGATTTTCCCGATCACGCCGTGATCAACCGCGGCTTCGGCGGCTCGCAACTCGAAGACTCGATCGCATTCTTCGACCGGATCGTCGCACCGTACGCGCCGCGCAAGATCTTCCTCTACGCCGGTGCCAACGACATCAACGCAGGCAAGTCCCCACAACAGGTGTTCGAAGACTTCCGCACCTTCGTCCGCCTCGTCCACGCGAAGCTGCCGCGCACCGAGGTCGCATTCATCGCCATCGCCGGAAACCCCGCGCGATGGGATCAAATCGAACGCGTCCGTGAGACCAACGCACTCGTCGACGCATGGGCCGCACGCACCCCGCGGGTGGAATACGTCGACGTTCACTCCGCCATGCTCGGAGACGACGGAGAGCCCAAGCCCGACATCTTCATCGCCGACCGTCTGCACATGAATGCGGCCGGTTACGCCATCTGGCGCGAGGTCGTAGCCCGACACATGCCGCGAGGCTGA
- a CDS encoding family 43 glycosylhydrolase: MKRTFLLLALSFVVVPLLSAVAPKPSQGKPADKPLFRDPIYDGAADPVVIWNPGVQRWWMFYTNRRANVEGLSGVAWVHGTSIGIAESADRGATWTYLGRAEIELPPEIGGTEPTHWAPDVITGPDGTHHMYLTAVPGVFENWQHPRRIVHLTSTDLRKWNYESALDLVSDRVIDACVYPLPGGGWRMWYNNERDGKSIYHADSADLHTWVDKAKTSGVGERPGEGPYVFRWKGRYWMLVDLWRGLGVYRSDDLESWEAQDGNLLDVPGEGADDGVNGGHPGVVVSGDRAYVFYFTHPGRAGTITPDDKNATEQRRSSIQVVELVEKDGRLSSDRDAVTFVDLVPPPRK; the protein is encoded by the coding sequence ATGAAACGCACCTTTCTCCTTCTCGCTCTCTCGTTCGTCGTCGTGCCGTTGCTCTCGGCGGTCGCACCCAAGCCGTCGCAGGGCAAACCGGCCGACAAGCCGCTCTTCCGCGATCCGATCTACGACGGCGCGGCCGATCCCGTCGTGATCTGGAATCCCGGCGTCCAACGTTGGTGGATGTTCTACACCAACCGACGAGCCAACGTGGAAGGCTTGTCCGGCGTGGCGTGGGTGCACGGCACGAGCATCGGCATCGCCGAGTCCGCCGACCGCGGAGCGACGTGGACCTACCTCGGAAGGGCCGAGATCGAGTTGCCGCCCGAGATCGGTGGTACGGAGCCGACACACTGGGCGCCGGACGTGATCACGGGTCCCGACGGCACGCACCACATGTATCTCACGGCGGTACCCGGCGTATTCGAGAATTGGCAACACCCTCGTCGCATCGTGCATCTCACCAGCACCGATCTGCGCAAGTGGAACTACGAATCGGCGCTCGATCTCGTGTCCGACCGGGTGATCGACGCGTGTGTGTATCCACTTCCTGGAGGCGGTTGGCGGATGTGGTACAACAACGAGCGCGACGGGAAGTCCATCTACCACGCCGACAGCGCCGATCTGCACACGTGGGTCGACAAGGCGAAAACCAGCGGCGTGGGCGAGCGGCCCGGCGAAGGGCCGTACGTGTTCCGATGGAAAGGGCGTTACTGGATGCTGGTCGACCTGTGGCGCGGATTGGGCGTCTACCGTTCGGACGATTTGGAGTCGTGGGAGGCGCAAGACGGCAATCTGCTCGACGTGCCGGGCGAAGGTGCGGACGACGGCGTGAACGGCGGTCATCCGGGCGTGGTCGTGAGTGGTGATCGTGCCTACGTGTTCTACTTCACGCACCCGGGGCGCGCGGGAACGATCACGCCGGACGACAAGAACGCGACCGAGCAGCGTCGCAGTTCGATCCAGGTCGTGGAACTGGTCGAGAAGGACGGGCGACTGAGCAGCGATCGCGACGCGGTGACGTTCGTGGATCTCGTCCCACCGCCGCGGAAGTGA
- a CDS encoding glycosyl hydrolase gives MLSLTAIRLTLCALAVGAVDLRGESGNTEITESAGAWPEITRTTKPWTRWWWLGNVLDENALRVEMERYAAAGIGGLEITPIYGVRGQEDRFIEYLSPLFMERLAFVLREAERLDLGIDFATGNGWPFGGPWIERAHACKYLAHRTWTLPGGGRMKEKVELRQEPLVRVAGPRRVEIEELVTPVAANADLQDLALDQVRFPEMLPLVALVAHADDGRIQNLTTQVAKDGTLDWTAPAGGTWTLYGLFEGLHGKLVERAGPGGEGDVIDHFSEDAVGAHLAKFDEAFGASGVGFAGIRAFFNDSYEVDDAAGNADWTPRFLEEFQRRRGYDLLEQIPALFAEPATETTTRVWCDYRETISDLLLDEFTRPWRAWAAERGTSIRNQAHGSPANIIDLYAASDIPEQENSDLIGIKLASSAAHLTGTRLVSSEAATWIDEHFLGTLGSVKAATDLFFLAGVNHNCWHGTAYSPADEPWPGIHFYASIELNPSNPIWHDSPALNAYVARAQSLLQHGEPDEDVLLYYPIHDTWSERGSESLHHFIGRPRDGMWPWRRAAEALHTAGYGYDHVSDALLRECRWDATEIASAAGARYRTVVVPEVRTMPIETIEHLFSLAQRGATVVFHRALPGDVPGLHRSAQRLSRLQVFTEALQRSGTIADGVTTLEWGRGRVFAGEDVAAILGRAGLAREKLVDQGLRFVRRKDADGAFYFLHNSGATAVDGWVPLRDAEEAMVVLDAMTGRVERGLVRTGAGRAREIYLHLQPGASVFVRASPLVSVAAPTLPWRAVADGGVALASGWGITFVEGGPVLPEPIEVATAASWTDVGGAEAKRFGGTAVYRTTLVWNGRDTEGLRIDLGTVAESARVRLDGREVGTLFAAPYVCTIDATHLQRGREHVLEVEVTNLAANRIADLDRRGVNWKRFYNVNMPARLPENRGPDGLFTAAHWPVRPSGLVGPVTLSRVERFDPSAP, from the coding sequence ATGCTCTCCCTTACCGCGATTCGGCTCACTCTGTGCGCGCTGGCTGTCGGTGCCGTCGATCTCCGAGGAGAGTCGGGGAATACCGAGATCACGGAAAGCGCTGGCGCATGGCCCGAGATCACGCGGACGACCAAGCCCTGGACACGCTGGTGGTGGTTGGGCAACGTGCTCGACGAAAACGCGCTGCGCGTCGAGATGGAGCGCTACGCCGCTGCGGGAATCGGTGGCTTGGAAATCACTCCGATTTACGGTGTGCGAGGTCAGGAGGACCGCTTCATCGAGTATCTTTCGCCGCTCTTCATGGAGAGGCTCGCGTTCGTCCTGCGCGAGGCGGAGCGACTGGATCTCGGCATCGATTTCGCGACGGGCAACGGTTGGCCGTTCGGCGGTCCGTGGATCGAGCGTGCCCACGCCTGCAAGTATCTCGCACATCGCACGTGGACGCTGCCGGGAGGCGGGCGTATGAAGGAGAAGGTGGAACTCCGCCAGGAGCCGCTCGTGCGCGTGGCGGGGCCTCGGCGCGTCGAGATCGAGGAGCTCGTCACCCCGGTGGCAGCCAACGCGGATCTGCAAGACCTCGCGCTCGACCAAGTGCGGTTTCCCGAAATGCTCCCCCTCGTCGCGCTCGTCGCCCATGCAGACGACGGGCGTATCCAGAATCTGACGACGCAAGTCGCGAAGGACGGGACTCTGGACTGGACCGCCCCCGCGGGAGGCACGTGGACGCTATACGGTCTCTTCGAGGGCTTGCACGGAAAGCTCGTCGAGCGTGCCGGACCCGGAGGCGAGGGCGACGTCATCGACCACTTTTCGGAGGACGCCGTGGGTGCGCACCTCGCGAAGTTCGACGAGGCGTTCGGCGCGAGCGGTGTCGGATTCGCCGGCATCCGGGCCTTCTTCAACGACTCGTACGAAGTCGACGACGCCGCGGGAAACGCCGACTGGACGCCGCGCTTCCTGGAGGAGTTTCAACGGAGGCGCGGCTACGATCTGCTGGAGCAGATCCCGGCGCTGTTCGCCGAACCCGCGACCGAGACGACCACGCGCGTGTGGTGCGACTACCGCGAGACCATCTCGGACCTTTTGCTCGACGAGTTCACGCGCCCGTGGCGGGCGTGGGCGGCGGAGCGCGGCACCTCCATCCGCAATCAGGCGCACGGCTCTCCGGCGAACATCATCGACCTCTACGCCGCGAGCGACATCCCGGAGCAGGAGAACTCGGATTTGATCGGCATCAAGCTCGCCTCCTCGGCCGCGCATCTCACGGGAACACGTCTCGTCTCTTCCGAAGCGGCGACGTGGATCGACGAGCATTTCCTCGGAACACTCGGATCCGTCAAGGCGGCGACCGATCTCTTCTTCCTCGCCGGCGTGAACCACAACTGCTGGCACGGCACCGCCTACTCTCCGGCCGACGAACCCTGGCCGGGTATCCACTTCTACGCCTCGATCGAGCTGAATCCCAGCAACCCGATCTGGCACGATTCGCCGGCGCTCAACGCCTACGTCGCCCGCGCTCAATCGCTGCTGCAACATGGTGAGCCCGACGAGGACGTGCTCCTCTACTACCCGATCCACGACACGTGGTCGGAGCGCGGAAGCGAGAGCCTGCATCACTTCATCGGTCGACCGCGCGACGGGATGTGGCCGTGGCGTCGAGCGGCCGAAGCGCTGCATACGGCGGGTTACGGATACGACCACGTCTCCGACGCGTTGCTGCGCGAGTGCCGTTGGGATGCGACGGAAATCGCGTCCGCTGCGGGCGCGCGCTACCGGACGGTCGTGGTTCCAGAAGTGCGGACCATGCCGATCGAGACCATCGAGCACCTCTTCTCGCTCGCGCAGCGAGGCGCGACGGTCGTCTTTCACCGCGCGTTGCCGGGCGACGTACCCGGGTTGCACCGATCGGCGCAGCGCCTGTCGCGGTTGCAGGTATTCACCGAGGCACTACAGCGCAGCGGTACCATCGCGGACGGAGTCACGACTCTCGAGTGGGGGCGTGGTCGTGTGTTCGCGGGGGAGGACGTCGCGGCGATCCTCGGTCGAGCAGGTCTCGCGCGAGAGAAGCTGGTGGACCAAGGGCTGCGCTTCGTACGGCGGAAGGATGCCGACGGCGCGTTCTATTTCCTGCACAACAGCGGCGCGACGGCGGTCGACGGTTGGGTGCCGTTGCGCGATGCGGAGGAAGCCATGGTCGTGCTCGACGCGATGACCGGCCGAGTCGAGCGCGGACTCGTCCGCACGGGTGCTGGTAGGGCGCGCGAAATCTACCTTCACTTGCAGCCGGGCGCCTCGGTCTTCGTGCGAGCGAGTCCGCTCGTGTCCGTTGCGGCCCCGACGTTGCCTTGGCGCGCGGTCGCGGACGGTGGAGTGGCGCTCGCCTCCGGGTGGGGAATCACGTTCGTCGAAGGCGGGCCGGTGTTGCCCGAACCGATCGAAGTCGCGACGGCGGCATCGTGGACCGACGTGGGCGGCGCCGAAGCGAAACGCTTCGGCGGTACAGCCGTCTACCGAACCACTCTCGTGTGGAACGGGAGGGACACGGAGGGCCTGCGAATCGATCTCGGCACTGTGGCGGAAAGCGCGCGCGTGCGTCTCGACGGCCGGGAGGTCGGCACGCTGTTCGCGGCGCCGTACGTCTGCACCATCGATGCGACGCACCTCCAGCGCGGGCGGGAGCACGTGCTCGAAGTGGAGGTGACCAACCTTGCCGCCAACCGTATCGCCGATCTCGATCGTCGCGGGGTGAACTGGAAACGGTTCTACAACGTCAACATGCCTGCCCGCTTGCCGGAGAACCGAGGGCCGGACGGCTTGTTCACGGCCGCGCACTGGCCGGTTCGTCCGTCGGGGCTCGTCGGACCGGTGACGCTCTCGCGCGTCGAGCGGTTCGATCCGTCCGCCCCGTGA